The nucleotide sequence ACGCCCGTAGCGCTGAGTATCGAATCCTGGAAGAGGGGAAATAACACATGAGCAAATTCTGGAGCCCCTTCGTCAAGGACCTCGTGCCTTACGTGCCCGGCGAGCAACCGAAGCTGACCAGGCTGGTCAAGCTCAACACCAATGAAAACCCCTACGGCCCGTCGCCCAAGGCGCTGGCTGCGATGCAGGCCGAGTTGAACGACAACCTGCGCCTGTACCCGGACCCCAACAGCGACCTGCTCAAGCAGGCCGTGGCCAAGTACTACGGGATAGACGCCGACAAGGTGTTCCTCGGTAACGGCTCCGATGAAGTCCTGGCACACATCTTCCACGGCCTGTTCCAGCACGAGCTGCCGTTGCTGTTCCCGGATATCAGCTACAGCTTCTATCCGGTGTACTGCGGCCTCTACGGCATCAAGTCCGACCCGGTGCCGTTGGACGAGCAGTTCCAGATCCGCGTAGCGGACTACACCAGGCCCAACGGCGGGATCATCTTCCCCAACCCGAACGCGCCCACCGGCTGTGTGCTGGCGCTGGACGCCGTGGAGCAGATTCTCAAGGCCAGCCCGGATTCGGTGGTGGTGGTCGATGAAGCCTATATCGACTTTGGCGGCGAAACAGCCATCAGCCTGGTGGACCGCTACCCGAACCTGCTGGTGACCCAGACCCTGTCCAAATCGCGCTCACTGGCCGGTTTGCGCGTGGGCCTGGCCGTGGGCCACCCGGACCTCATCGAGGCGCTGGAGCGGGTCAAGAACAGCTTCAACTCCTATCCGCTGGATCGCCTGGCGATTGTCGGCGCGGCGGCGGCGTTCGAGGACCGGGAGTACTTCGAGAAGACGTGCCGGTTGGTCATCGACAGTCGCGACCAATTGGTCGCGCAACTGGAAGGCAAGGGCTTTGAAGTGCTGCCGTCAGCAGCCAACTTCATCTTTGCC is from Pseudomonas marginalis and encodes:
- the hisC gene encoding histidinol-phosphate transaminase, whose amino-acid sequence is MSKFWSPFVKDLVPYVPGEQPKLTRLVKLNTNENPYGPSPKALAAMQAELNDNLRLYPDPNSDLLKQAVAKYYGIDADKVFLGNGSDEVLAHIFHGLFQHELPLLFPDISYSFYPVYCGLYGIKSDPVPLDEQFQIRVADYTRPNGGIIFPNPNAPTGCVLALDAVEQILKASPDSVVVVDEAYIDFGGETAISLVDRYPNLLVTQTLSKSRSLAGLRVGLAVGHPDLIEALERVKNSFNSYPLDRLAIVGAAAAFEDREYFEKTCRLVIDSRDQLVAQLEGKGFEVLPSAANFIFARHPRHDAAGLAAKLREQGVIVRHFKQERIAQFLRISIGTPEQNQALIDGLGEL